One genomic window of Daphnia pulex isolate KAP4 chromosome 12, ASM2113471v1 includes the following:
- the LOC124208670 gene encoding uncharacterized protein K02A2.6-like, whose amino-acid sequence MDSLPQFDQFKVHCDPHTAGLRWEKWIIRFERLMEAINVVSQTADSADQKTATDKRRLALLLHYAGTEVEDVFDTLPGVQDDKNTYSKAKPLFQAYFQPKKNVELEVFNFRRSRQEPGENMDAFATRLRQLATRCDFNDSDLEIKLQIIQGCKSSNFRKLCLRDQLSLKKMLENARAAEAADRYAESVEQSSKQATNSVNKSRNNFKFKSHKETGDNGKKKTSKCRKCGGQWPHTGSPCPAKGKCRNCGYDWPHPESKPCPAKGKKCEACGMLNHFSKCCTNKKAKPGSSSKQEHTRQVNDRESSSDESTWTISPTRSDDRPLTHIKLCGGKCKMMIDTGSTCNLLSFKEYNELPNKPTLHPTGNSVNGYGGNPLKIIGKFKTLIESKHAYADAVIYVSDNEKADNLLGYSTAKELKLVKVSNSVSSSNDYSFVKQKFGPLFSGLGKMKNYQVKLHIDQSIQSVTQKHRRIGFHLRKGVDKELTNLENEDIIEPVTDGPTEWISPCHAVPKPKQPGKLRVCVDMRAPNKAILRTRHIIPTIEDLVVDLNGAKYFSKLDMNQGYHQLELAPESRYITTFSTHRGLFRYKRLNFGMNCASEIFDDVIRQTVSGIPGVVNRSDDIFVTGKTKEEHDSSLEKVLKRLMDKNLTLNFEKCEFGKEEIDFFGLHFSGKGVSPTQAKVEAIKKAEPPSTPDEVSSFLGMVTYCSRFIPNAAAISEPLRRLTHTKQEWVWKEEQEKAFKNLKKSLCKAVTLSYFDVGKPTSIVVDASPRGLGAILTQVSKDGSNSIIAYASRLLTDVESRYSQTEREALAITWAILHFHLYVTGKEFTVITDHKPLEAIFNKPLIQPPARIERWLLKLQLYDFTVIYQPGKSNPADYMSRHPIPSTAVSTREQSIAENYVNSICMKSVPKPVPLGSITSATKEDKAIQLIFKILNQKRCKKEEVEKLNSQEKDWFISLKQIQLQLTRIETEEGEMLLKDTRIVIPHSLTEKIIDIAHQGHQGIVKTKALLREKVWFPGIDKAVERKVTNCIPCQACSKKNSPEPLQMSSLPAEPWTEVSIDFADMPMGEHLLVVYDDYSRYPVVTKVSSTSAKVVTKKLEDIFAQFGIPEVVKSDNGPPFQSYDFKQFAQDLNFKHRRVTPLWPQANGGVERFMKTLKKALRCAVAEKRNWREEIPRFLLNYRNSPHASTGKAPATLLFGRSLRTRLPQIPKIKKEEEIRNKDLKSKSRMKENADKKAKHRELKEGDFVLLRRDKLANKLQAPFDPSPYRITEVKKSMITAERNNKKVTRNVTFFKKIERKDEESEESEDSEDEYYHKALENVNFPEQIQVPVHDDPQQNEPVEEPENANDAPPAGVQLPVEGTQAYDGDTVQRAISVARARLLEALVRNPPPNELVRPTRVQSEPTSPEESTRPKRNRQPPKRLDDFVVNMFHSKKRKVNVA is encoded by the coding sequence ATGGATTCGCTGCCACAGTTTGATCAGTTTAAAGTTCATTGTGATCCGCATACCGCTGGTTTGAGATGGGAGAAGTGGATAATTCGCTTCGAAAGGCTTATGGAGGCAATCAATGTAGTCTCACAAACTGCAGACTCTGCCGACCAGAAAACAGCTACCGATAAGCGTAGGCTGGCCTTACTGCTTCATTACGCAGGAACCGAAGTTGAAGACGTATTTGACACCCTGCCAGGTGTGCAAGACGACAAAAACACTTACTCTAAAGCTAAACCTCTTTTCCAAGCCTATTTTCAaccgaagaaaaatgttgaacttGAAGTATTTAATTTCCGAAGATCCAGACAAGAACCTGGCGAAAACATGGACGCTTTTGCAACAAGACTCCGTCAACTCGCAACAAGATGTGATTTTAATGATTCTGActtagaaattaaattacagaTTATTCAAGGCTGCAAGTCAAGCAACTTCAGAAAATTGTGCTTAAGAGATCAACTGTCCCTGAAAAAAATGCTAGAAAATGCACGCGCAGCAGAAGCCGCTGATCGCTATGCAGAAAGCGTGGAACAGTCATCGAAACAAGCCACTAACTCGGTAAATAAGtcaagaaataatttcaaatttaagtCGCACAAAGAAACCGGAGACaacggaaagaagaagacgtcgaAATGTCGCAAATGTGGAGGACAATGGCCTCACACAGGAAGTCCGTGTCCGGCAAAAGGCAAATGTCGAAATTGTGGGTATGACTGGCCGCATCCCGAATCAAAACCGTGCCCGGCAAAAGGCAAGAAATGTGAAGCTTGTGGAATGTTGAATCATTTCAGCAAGTGCTGCACGAACAAGAAAGCCAAGCCCGGATCATCTTCAAAGCAAGAGCACACCAGACAAGTCAACGACCGAGAGAGCTCGAGTGACGAGTCGACTTGGACAATTAGTCCAACCAGATCGGATGACAGGCCACTCACACACATTAAGCTGTGTGGCGGAAAATGCAAGATGATGATCGACACAGGATCAACTTGCAACCTGCTGAGTTTCAAAGAATACAATGAACTCCCAAACAAGCCGACACTTCATCCTACAGGAAACTCCGTTAATGGATACGGCGGAAATCCTTTGAAAATTATAGGCAAATTCAAGACACTGATTGAATCAAAGCACGCATATGCCGATGCTGTTATTTACGTTAGCGACAATGAAAAGGCTGACAACCTTCTTGGATACTCCACAGCAAAAGAGCTCAAGTTGGTAAAAGTATCAAATTCAGTATCTTCTTCAAATGACTATTCATTcgtaaaacaaaagtttggaCCACTGTTTTCGGGActtggaaaaatgaagaattacCAGGTAAAATTACACATAGATCAGTCGATCCAGTCAGTAACTCAAAAACACAGGAGAATCGGTTTTCACCTGCGCAAAGGTGTTGACAAAGAGCTGACAAACCTGGAAAATGAAGACATAATTGAACCTGTCACAGATGGCCCAACTGAATGGATTTCTCCATGTCATGCTGTACCAAAGCCAAAGCAACCAGGAAAACTAAGAGTATGTGTCGACATGCGAGCACCAAACAAAGCAATCTTGCGAACCAGACACATCATTCCAACTATTGAAGATTTAGTTGTGGATTTAAATGGAGCAAAATACTTTTCAAAACTAGACATGAATCAAGGATATCATCAGCTAGAACTAGCTCCAGAATCAAGGTAcattacaactttttcaacacACCGTGGATTATTTCGTTACAAAAGATTGAACTTTGGAATGAATTGCGCGTCTGAAATTTTTGATGACGTCATTCGCCAAACAGTAAGTGGAATCCCAGGTGTGGTAAACAGAAGTGATGACATTTTTGTtacaggaaaaacaaaagaagaacatgATTCAAGCCTGGAAAAGGTACTGAAGAGACTCATGGACAAAAATCTCACACTCAATTTTGAGAAATGTGaatttggaaaagaagaaattgacttCTTTGGATTACACTTCAGCGGAAAAGGAGTTTCACCAACTCAAGCTAAAGTAGAGGCTATCAAGAAAGCAGAACCACCGTCAACGCCTGACGAAGTATCAAGCTTTTTAGGAATGGTAACATACTGTAGCCGTTTCATCCCTAATGCCGCTGCAATCAGCGAGCCGCTGAGACGCCTTACTCACACCAAGCAAGAATGGGTGTGgaaggaagaacaagaaaaagcattcaaaaatttaaagaaaagtcTCTGCAAAGCCGTAACACTCTCTTATTTCGACGTAGGAAAACCAACGTCTATCGTGGTCGATGCAAGCCCACGAGGCCTAGGCGCAATCTTGACACAAGTTTCAAAAGATGGATCAAACTCCATTATCGCCTACGCTAGCAGACTGTTGACAGACGTAGAGTCACGCTATTCGCAGACTGAGAGAGAAGCACTCGCCATTACATGGGCGATCCTCCATTTTCATCTCTACGTAACCGGTAAGGAATTCACCGTGATAACAGATCATAAGCCACTAGAAGCAATTTTCAACAAGCCGCTCATTCAGCCTCCTGCAAGAATTGAGCGCTGGCTTTTAAAGCTTCAATTATATGACTTCACTGTCATTTATCAGCCCGGAAAATCCAACCCAGCTGATTACATGTCACGACACCCTATACCGTCAACAGCAGTCTCAACAAGAGAACAATCAATTGCTGAAAATTACGTCAATTCAATCTGTATGAAATCAGTTCCAAAACCAGTTCCTCTTGGCAGCATCACGAGCGCCACAAAAGAAGACAAAGCAATACAACTGATTTTCAAGATCCTTAATCAAAAACGttgcaaaaaggaagaagtagaaaaactgaacagtcaagaaaaagattgGTTCATCTCACTCAAACAAATCCAGCTGCAACTGACAAGAATTGAAACTGAGGAAGGAGAAATGTTGTTAAAAGACACCCGTATAGTTATTCCTCATTCcttaacagaaaaaataattgacatCGCGCATCAAGGACACCAAGGTATCGTTAAAACTAAAGCGTTACTAAGAGAAAAAGTTTGGTTTCCAGGAATCGACAAAGCAGTTGAGAGAAAAGTAACAAATTGCATTCCATGCCAAGCATGCAGCAAGAAAAATAGCCCTGAACCATTGCAAATGTCAAGTTTACCAGCTGAACCTTGGACTGAGGTCAGTATAGATTTTGCAGACATGCCGATGGGAGAACATTTGTTAGTTGTTTACGACGACTACTCAAGATATCCTGTCGTAACGAAAGTTTCATCAACGTCAGCAAAAGTGGTAACAAAGAAACTAGAAGATATTTTTGCACAGTTTGGAATACCTGAAGTGGTTAAAAGCGACAACGGTCCGCCATTTCAGAGTTATGATTTTAAACAATTTGCTcaagatttaaatttcaaacacagAAGAGTCACTCCCCTATGGCCACAAGCCAATGGCGGAGTAGAAAGATTCATGAAGACGCTCAAAAAAGCACTGCGCTGTGCAGTTGCTGAAAAGCGTAATTGGAGAGAAGAAATTCCAAGATTCTTACTCAACTATAGAAATTCACCGCACGCTTCAACAGGAAAAGCACCAGCAACTTTATTATTCGGACGGTCATTACGCACACGTCTACCGCAAAtaccaaaaataaagaaagaagaagaaataagaaacaaagacctaaaatcaaaaagtcgCATGAAAGAAAATGCAGACAAAAAGGCAAAGCATAGAGAACTAAAGGAAGGAGATTTTGTATTATTACGAAGAGACAAACTGGCAAACAAACTACAAGCGCCATTTGATCCGTCTCCGTATCGTATTACTGAAGTGAAGAAAAGCATGATCACTGcagaaagaaataacaagaaaGTTACTCGCAACGTTACTTTcttcaagaaaattgaaagaaaagatgaagaatcaGAAGAATCAGAAGATTCAGAAGATGAGTATTATCATAAAGCACTTGAAAACGTTAACTTTCCAGAGCAGATTCAGGTTCCAGTTCACGACGACCCACAACAAAATGAACCAGTAGAAGAACCTGAGAACGCCAATGACGCACCGCCGGCTGGAGTCCAATTACCAGTCGAAGGAACGCAAGCATATGATGGAGATACCGTCCAGCGAGCTATAAGCGTAGCCAGAGCTAGACTACTGGAAGCACTTGTACGCAATCCGCCTCCAAATGAATTAGTTCGACCTACGAGAGTTCAGTCCGAACCGACATCCCCGGAAGAATCAACGAGACCGAAGAGAAACAGACAACCTCCCAAACGTTTAGATGATTTTGTAGTTAACatgtttcattcaaaaaaaaggaaagtgaaTGTAGCGTAG